One part of the Arabidopsis thaliana chromosome 1 sequence genome encodes these proteins:
- a CDS encoding Transmembrane proteins 14C (Transmembrane proteins 14C; INVOLVED IN: biological_process unknown; LOCATED IN: chloroplast, membrane; EXPRESSED IN: 21 plant structures; EXPRESSED DURING: 12 growth stages; CONTAINS InterPro DOMAIN/s: Uncharacterised protein family UPF0136, Transmembrane (InterPro:IPR005349); Has 188 Blast hits to 188 proteins in 62 species: Archae - 0; Bacteria - 34; Metazoa - 41; Fungi - 4; Plants - 100; Viruses - 0; Other Eukaryotes - 9 (source: NCBI BLink).), which translates to MWSLALTLPSPSLVSVRSTKLGRSVSNGGRNWSGLTKLSEKSKTKRGNGLCCKAELSELAPVVSATYGVLLLGGGLFAYSKSGSKGSLFGGLTGSVLMASAYFLTKSPETRVLGDTIGLGAAFLFSSVFGFRLASSRKPVPAGPLLLLSIGMLSFFVMAYMHDSLPAISIPDPLPLP; encoded by the exons ATGTGGTCTCTTGCGCTAACGTTACCATCTCCGTCTTTGGTGTCGGTGAGGAGCACTAAACTCGGACGAAGTGTTAGTAATGGTGGCCGGAATTGGTCGGGACTTACTAAGTTGTCGGAGAAATCGAAGACTAAACGAGGTAATGGTCTCTGCTGCAAGGCGGAGCTGTCGGAGCTAGCTCCAGTCGTCTCTGCTACTTATGGTGTACTTCTTCTAGGAGGCGGTCTCTTCGCTT ATAGCAAATCTGGAAGCAAAGGTTCTCTCTTTGGGGGTTTGACCGGTTCTGTTCTTATGGCATCT GCCTACTTCCTTACTAAATCACCAGAGACAAGAGTTCTCGGCGATACCATAGGTCTTGGTGCTgccttcctcttctcttctgtcTTCG GATTTCGTTTGGCATCTTCTCGGAAACCAGTTCCAGCTGGTCCACTACTACTCCTTTCCATCGGCATGTTGTCCTTCTTTGTCATGGCGTATATGCACGACAGTTTACCTGCTATATCCATACCCGACCCTTTACCTCTACCTTAG
- a CDS encoding Protein kinase superfamily protein (Protein kinase superfamily protein; FUNCTIONS IN: kinase activity; INVOLVED IN: protein amino acid phosphorylation; LOCATED IN: cellular_component unknown; EXPRESSED IN: 16 plant structures; EXPRESSED DURING: 7 growth stages; CONTAINS InterPro DOMAIN/s: Protein kinase, ATP binding site (InterPro:IPR017441), Protein kinase, catalytic domain (InterPro:IPR000719), Serine/threonine-protein kinase-like domain (InterPro:IPR017442), Protein kinase-like domain (InterPro:IPR011009), Serine/threonine-protein kinase, active site (InterPro:IPR008271); BEST Arabidopsis thaliana protein match is: Protein kinase superfamily protein (TAIR:AT4G10390.1); Has 35333 Blast hits to 34131 proteins in 2444 species: Archae - 798; Bacteria - 22429; Metazoa - 974; Fungi - 991; Plants - 531; Viruses - 0; Other Eukaryotes - 9610 (source: NCBI BLink).) — MSCFLSCVRFETTTDNNKPTSTESGSVSGVTCYTWDDVESLTSNFSRLIGTGGYSSIYLARVSGSINAALKVHVSSHRLYQVFRSELEILLRLQHPHIVKLLGYFDDSESGALLLEYLPQGNLQEKLNRNSKQVLPWRNRTAIAFQVAQAIEHIHEKCSPQIVHGDIKSSNILLDKHFNSKLCDFGSAKVGFSSMVQPSKTTSTMSPRSKQVMMIGSPGYTDPHYLRTGIASKKMDMYGFGVVVLELVSGKEAVSSERGEMLVHSTASLIHEILDSNGDIGEEKVRQFLDPRLSRDGSIDLEEVKTMLRVAAFCLRSPPSLRPSASQVVQTLNKKIPSLSFLGCGKKE, encoded by the exons ATGTCTTGTTTCTTAAGCTGTGTCCGTTTCGAAACAACCACCGACAACAACAAACCCACGAGTACAGAATCTGGTTCTGTCTCCGGTGTTACCTGTTATACCTGGGATGATGTTGAGTCTCTCACTTCCAATTTCTCTAGACTTATTGGTACTGGTGGCTATAGTAGTATCTACTTAGCTCGTGTGTCTGGTTCTATCAACGCAGCTCTCAAGGTTCATGTCAGTAGTCATCGTCTTTATCAAGTGTTTAGGTCTGAGCTTGAGATTTTGCTTCGTCTTCAACATCCTCACATTGTTAAGCTTCTTGGTTACTTTGACGATTCAG AAAGTGGAGCACTATTACTAGAGTACCTTCCTCAAGGTAACCTTCAAGAGAAGCTTAACCGGAACAGCAAACAAGTGTTACCATGGAGAAACAGAACCGCTATTGCGTTTCAGGTTGCGCAAGCAATTGAACATATTCATGAGAAATGTAGTCCTCAGATTGTGCACGGTGACATCAAATCTTCCAACATACTTCTTGACAAACATTTCAACTCCAAGCTTTGTGATTTCGGATCAGCTAAAGTTGGTTTCTCGTCTATGGTTCAGCCTTCTAAGACGACGTCAACTATGTCACCACGATCCAAGCAAGTGATGATGATTGGTTCTCCAGGGTACACAGATCCTCATTACTTGAGAACTGGTATTGCTTCGAAGAAGATGGATATGTATGGGTTTGGAGTGGTGGTTCTTGAGTTGGTTTCGGGTAAAGAAGCGGTTAGTTCTGAGAGAGGTGAGATGTTGGTGCATTCAACAGCTTCGTTGATACATGAGATTCTTGATTCGAATGGAGATattggagaagagaaagtgagacAGTTCTTGGATCCAAGGTTGTCCAGGGATGGTAGTATTGATTTGGAAGAGGTTAAGACAATGCTACGTGTGGCTGCTTTCTGTCTTCGTAGCCCTCCATCGCTGAGACCCTCTGCTTCTCAAGTAGTTCAAACTCTTAACAAGAAGATACCGTCTCTATCTTTCCTCGGTTGTGGTAAAAAAGAGTGA
- a CDS encoding Acyl transferase/acyl hydrolase/lysophospholipase superfamily protein (Acyl transferase/acyl hydrolase/lysophospholipase superfamily protein; INVOLVED IN: lipid metabolic process; EXPRESSED IN: 25 plant structures; EXPRESSED DURING: 14 growth stages; CONTAINS InterPro DOMAIN/s: Patatin (InterPro:IPR002641); Has 497 Blast hits to 497 proteins in 121 species: Archae - 0; Bacteria - 10; Metazoa - 345; Fungi - 0; Plants - 59; Viruses - 0; Other Eukaryotes - 83 (source: NCBI BLink).), with product MAMSLRSTPFISLRTRKSFNLSPRILALRLSCCSGGSSQNQNFSTDSENKRSFAVATGELFIGIASRLLKSSNQKTPPIDDGDRIASVIEDEIEPAMIWEQRVKDVEAEKERRVITSPGFSFSAAGLLFPYHLGVAQLLIEKGYIKETTPLAGSSAGAIVCAVITSGATMREALEATKELAYDCRRNGTAFRLGAVLRESMERLLPDDIHIRSNGRIRVAITQVFWRPRGLLVDQFDSKSDLIDAVFTSSFIPGYLAPRPATMFRNRLCVDGGLTLFMPPTAAAKTVRVCAFSASNFKLKGIEICPDCNPLNRATSRQLLNWALEPAEDEVLERLFELGYADAATWAEMNPVEGLVYDDTPTAQEIPTS from the exons ATGGCGATGTCTCTCCGTTCCACTCCATTCATCTCTCTCCGTACGAGAAAAAGCTTTAACCTTTCTCCGAGAATTCTCGCCCTTAGGTTATCATGCTGCTCTGGTGGGTCTTCTCAAAATCAGAACTTTTCTACAGATTCCGAGAACAAGAGATCATTCGCTGTTGCCACCGGTGAGCTTTTCATCGGAATCGCGTCGAGGCTTTTGAAGAGTTCTAATCAAAAGACGCCGCCGATTGATGATGGTGATAGAATAGCTAGTGTAATTGAGGATGAGATTGAGCCAGCGATGATATGGGAACAAAGGGTTAAAGATGTTGAAGCggagaaagagaggagagtCATTACAAGTCCTGGGTTTAGTTTCTCTGCTGCTggtcttttgtttccttatcaTCTTGGAGTTGCTCAGTTGCTTATTGAAAAGGGTTACATAAAG GAAACTACTCCTTTAGCAGGATCTTCTGCTGGTGCTATAGTCTGTGCTGTGATAACCTCAGGAGCTACTATGCGAGAAGCCCTTGAAGCTACTAAGGAACTTGCTTATGATTGTCGACGCAATGGCACTGCTTTCCGTCTTGGG GCTGTCCTTAGAGAATCCATGGAGAGGTTACTGCCCGATGATATTCACATTAGGTCCAACGGGAGAATTCGTG TTGCCATCACTCAAGTGTTTTGGAGACCTAGAGGTCTTCTAGTGGATCAGTTCGACTCCAAAAGCGACTTGATAGATGCAGTTTTCACATCTTCTTTTATTCCAGG ATATCTTGCACCAAGGCCTGCAACAATGTTCCGTAATCGACTTTGTGTTGATGGAGGCTTGACATTGTTTATGCCACCAACAGCTGCTGCTAAAACA GTTCGAGTTTGTGCTTTTTCCGCTAGTAACTTCAAACTAAAGGGTATTGAGATCTGCCCAGATTGCAACCCTTTAAACAGAGCAACATCTAGACAA CTATTGAATTGGGCACTTGAGCCAGCAGAGGACGAGGTGTTGGAGAGGCTGTTTGAGTTAGGATACGCAGATGCAGCTACATGGGCTGAGATGAATCCAGTTGAGGGATTGGTCTATGACGATACTCCTACAGCTCAAGAGATTCCTACTAGCTAA
- a CDS encoding Acyl transferase/acyl hydrolase/lysophospholipase superfamily protein (Acyl transferase/acyl hydrolase/lysophospholipase superfamily protein; INVOLVED IN: lipid metabolic process; EXPRESSED IN: 25 plant structures; EXPRESSED DURING: 14 growth stages; CONTAINS InterPro DOMAIN/s: Patatin (InterPro:IPR002641); Has 35333 Blast hits to 34131 proteins in 2444 species: Archae - 798; Bacteria - 22429; Metazoa - 974; Fungi - 991; Plants - 531; Viruses - 0; Other Eukaryotes - 9610 (source: NCBI BLink).), with protein sequence MAMSLRSTPFISLRTRKSFNLSPRILALRLSCCSGGSSQNQNFSTDSENKRSFAVATGELFIGIASRLLKSSNQKTPPIDDGDRIASVIEDEIEPAMIWEQRVKDVEAEKERRVITSPGFSFSAAGLLFPYHLGVAQLLIEKGYIKETTPLAGSSAGAIVCAVITSGATMREALEATKELAYDCRRNGTAFRLGAVLRESMERLLPDDIHIRSNGRIRVAITQVFWRPRGLLVDQFDSKSDLIDAVFTSSFIPGYLAPRPATMFRNRLCVDGGLTLFMPPTAAAKTV encoded by the exons ATGGCGATGTCTCTCCGTTCCACTCCATTCATCTCTCTCCGTACGAGAAAAAGCTTTAACCTTTCTCCGAGAATTCTCGCCCTTAGGTTATCATGCTGCTCTGGTGGGTCTTCTCAAAATCAGAACTTTTCTACAGATTCCGAGAACAAGAGATCATTCGCTGTTGCCACCGGTGAGCTTTTCATCGGAATCGCGTCGAGGCTTTTGAAGAGTTCTAATCAAAAGACGCCGCCGATTGATGATGGTGATAGAATAGCTAGTGTAATTGAGGATGAGATTGAGCCAGCGATGATATGGGAACAAAGGGTTAAAGATGTTGAAGCggagaaagagaggagagtCATTACAAGTCCTGGGTTTAGTTTCTCTGCTGCTggtcttttgtttccttatcaTCTTGGAGTTGCTCAGTTGCTTATTGAAAAGGGTTACATAAAG GAAACTACTCCTTTAGCAGGATCTTCTGCTGGTGCTATAGTCTGTGCTGTGATAACCTCAGGAGCTACTATGCGAGAAGCCCTTGAAGCTACTAAGGAACTTGCTTATGATTGTCGACGCAATGGCACTGCTTTCCGTCTTGGG GCTGTCCTTAGAGAATCCATGGAGAGGTTACTGCCCGATGATATTCACATTAGGTCCAACGGGAGAATTCGTG TTGCCATCACTCAAGTGTTTTGGAGACCTAGAGGTCTTCTAGTGGATCAGTTCGACTCCAAAAGCGACTTGATAGATGCAGTTTTCACATCTTCTTTTATTCCAGG ATATCTTGCACCAAGGCCTGCAACAATGTTCCGTAATCGACTTTGTGTTGATGGAGGCTTGACATTGTTTATGCCACCAACAGCTGCTGCTAAAACAGTATGA
- a CDS encoding Protein kinase superfamily protein (Protein kinase superfamily protein; FUNCTIONS IN: kinase activity; INVOLVED IN: protein amino acid phosphorylation; LOCATED IN: cellular_component unknown; EXPRESSED IN: 16 plant structures; EXPRESSED DURING: 7 growth stages; CONTAINS InterPro DOMAIN/s: Protein kinase, ATP binding site (InterPro:IPR017441), Protein kinase, catalytic domain (InterPro:IPR000719), Serine/threonine-protein kinase-like domain (InterPro:IPR017442), Protein kinase-like domain (InterPro:IPR011009), Serine/threonine-protein kinase, active site (InterPro:IPR008271); BEST Arabidopsis thaliana protein match is: Protein kinase superfamily protein (TAIR:AT4G10390.1); Has 103071 Blast hits to 102138 proteins in 3275 species: Archae - 132; Bacteria - 12149; Metazoa - 36115; Fungi - 8926; Plants - 30400; Viruses - 358; Other Eukaryotes - 14991 (source: NCBI BLink).), producing the protein MSCFLSCVRFETTTDNNKPTSTESGSVSGVTCYTWDDVESLTSNFSRLIGTGGYSSIYLARVSGSINAALKVHVSSHRLYQVFRSELEILLRLQHPHIVKLLGYFDDSEESGALLLEYLPQGNLQEKLNRNSKQVLPWRNRTAIAFQVAQAIEHIHEKCSPQIVHGDIKSSNILLDKHFNSKLCDFGSAKVGFSSMVQPSKTTSTMSPRSKQVMMIGSPGYTDPHYLRTGIASKKMDMYGFGVVVLELVSGKEAVSSERGEMLVHSTASLIHEILDSNGDIGEEKVRQFLDPRLSRDGSIDLEEVKTMLRVAAFCLRSPPSLRPSASQVVQTLNKKIPSLSFLGCGKKE; encoded by the exons ATGTCTTGTTTCTTAAGCTGTGTCCGTTTCGAAACAACCACCGACAACAACAAACCCACGAGTACAGAATCTGGTTCTGTCTCCGGTGTTACCTGTTATACCTGGGATGATGTTGAGTCTCTCACTTCCAATTTCTCTAGACTTATTGGTACTGGTGGCTATAGTAGTATCTACTTAGCTCGTGTGTCTGGTTCTATCAACGCAGCTCTCAAGGTTCATGTCAGTAGTCATCGTCTTTATCAAGTGTTTAGGTCTGAGCTTGAGATTTTGCTTCGTCTTCAACATCCTCACATTGTTAAGCTTCTTGGTTACTTTGACGATTCAG AAGAAAGTGGAGCACTATTACTAGAGTACCTTCCTCAAGGTAACCTTCAAGAGAAGCTTAACCGGAACAGCAAACAAGTGTTACCATGGAGAAACAGAACCGCTATTGCGTTTCAGGTTGCGCAAGCAATTGAACATATTCATGAGAAATGTAGTCCTCAGATTGTGCACGGTGACATCAAATCTTCCAACATACTTCTTGACAAACATTTCAACTCCAAGCTTTGTGATTTCGGATCAGCTAAAGTTGGTTTCTCGTCTATGGTTCAGCCTTCTAAGACGACGTCAACTATGTCACCACGATCCAAGCAAGTGATGATGATTGGTTCTCCAGGGTACACAGATCCTCATTACTTGAGAACTGGTATTGCTTCGAAGAAGATGGATATGTATGGGTTTGGAGTGGTGGTTCTTGAGTTGGTTTCGGGTAAAGAAGCGGTTAGTTCTGAGAGAGGTGAGATGTTGGTGCATTCAACAGCTTCGTTGATACATGAGATTCTTGATTCGAATGGAGATattggagaagagaaagtgagacAGTTCTTGGATCCAAGGTTGTCCAGGGATGGTAGTATTGATTTGGAAGAGGTTAAGACAATGCTACGTGTGGCTGCTTTCTGTCTTCGTAGCCCTCCATCGCTGAGACCCTCTGCTTCTCAAGTAGTTCAAACTCTTAACAAGAAGATACCGTCTCTATCTTTCCTCGGTTGTGGTAAAAAAGAGTGA